The stretch of DNA CTCTGCTCTAGAAGGTTGGATGTAAGAGCAGACAATCGCGTGAAGTTCGCACGTCGCGCTCGTGTTTTCGGCGCCGTTGCTATGGCGGTGAGCAGAAACGTGCCAGTAGCCTTGGTCGCTTTGTCATGCCACGGACGGTCTCCAATGTGCGGCCAGCGGGACACATGTTCTCCAGCCGGTCAACCTTGATGAGAAGCTCGCTAAGATAAACCTTCCCTCTCTTCCCTTTCCTCCACCATGTCCGATTCGTCTGATTTCCAACGAGGACATTCTCGCCATGATACCGCACTGATTCACGGACTGTCGCAGTCGGAAGTCCAGAAGTTGTCCGAGGCGTGCATTGAGGCAAAAGGAAGGGCATATTGTGCGTTCACCCTGCACTGCTTGGCGACTATGATATTCAATACTCATGCTGCGAATTAGGCCCATATTCGCACTTCAGAGTAGGAGCTGCGTTGCTGCTGAAGAGCGGTGAAGTCGTCCTGGGAGCAAATGTCGAAAATGCGTCATATCCCGTTGGCACCTGTGCCGAACGAACGGCAATTGGTACTGCAGTCGTCCAACATGTAAGATAAGCAAACCCGGGTTCTGCTTTCATGACACTGAACGACATTAGGGCGCGAAGCAAGGTGATATCCGAGCAATAGCTGTTGCAACAGACATCAGCCCACCGGCAAGCCCATGCGGCATGTGCCGCCAGTTCATCCGGGAGTTTTGCGAGGTATGTTGAGTAACATATCAGAACATGATCGTGTCCATCTGCTGACAGAAGCGTCTTCATAGACCAGTGTGCCGATTCTCATGTATGACAAGGATGGAAAGTCGACGGTCATGACGCTCGAGCAGCTCCTGCCCATGTCGTTTGGTCCGGAGAAGCTCTTGCCACCGGACCAGCTGGCAAACGGACTTTCACAGTAGCATTGTGATGTCCAGCAGCTTGTTACACGCACGATGCTGTGGAAGGCGAGAACTGCTTGAGAGTGTGACTGGTCGCATTCATGGCTCGGGGAATGCGCAGCATGTAAGCGAGGAGATGCGGAGGGCGGCAAAGGTGAGCACTGCGAAGTCCGCGCAGAGATATACTGTAGGCAGACAGACATCATTGGAAAGTCCACAGTATTCGATATCAGGCAAATGCCTGTGTTATTAGACTTCACTTGTGTTTTCATGTGATCGAGGTGGTGACGTAAGGAAGTGAGGCAAGCCGATCTCGGTTCACGTCCCCAAAAAGTTGTAGAGAGCTTCcactcatcagcatcatcaagcTGCATCAACATGCGCACACAATTGAGAACACGGCTACAAAAGGCCGCTGGCACGGTCGCACTTAGAGGGCAACACGTTGCCCGACAGCCATTCGTATGCAAAACATGCAGAGCCGCCGTCAATGGCACGCAACATCGCTCCTTCGCCGCGTCTCGCCTCCGCTCCAGCGATAACACGACCGAACGACCCATCCCTCAAACACCGCAGACACATTACGACTTCTTCCCGCAGACCTTCCCATCGGGACCTCCTCCCAAAGCCTCCTTCACTCCTGACTTGCGCCAGCTGCGGAAAGAGTTCCTCCAGCTGCAAGCCAAAGCTCATCCAGACCTCGCTCCAGCTGAGCGCAAGTCACATGCCGAAGCGCTGTCCGCAAGGATCAATGAAGCATACAAGACTCTACAGGACCCTTTGCGTCGCGCGCAGTACCTGCTTGCACAACAAGGCATCGATGTGGAAGACGAGAGCGCAAAAATGGATGCTGCAGGCGGCGGAGACGCAGAGCTATTGATGGAAGTCATGGAAGCGAGGGAAGCTGTCGAAGAGGTTGAGAATGAGGAGGATTTAGCGAGTATTCGAGAAGAGAACAACGCGCGCATTGCAGATAGCGTGCAGGTTTTGGAGGATGCGTTTGCAAACGCTGACTTTGACGTTGCGGCGAAAGAGGCTGTGAAGTTGAGGTATTGGATGAATATTGAGGAGAGCATACATGGTTGGGAGAAGGGTGTAGGAGGCGGAGTCAATCACCATTGAGCCACGACTCATGTACAGCCCGTGTTAGCTGGAAAGCAACGAACAATCTGGGCCAAAAATTTGCGGGCCATCAGCACAACAAGCACCTCGAAAATGATCCATCTTGCTAAGTGCACTGGCGATCGGACGAGCAGTCACGGTGTACGCGAAAGACACACCGGAAGCTAACTGTGCCATTATCACATGCGTGGAACGTATACTTCTACGATGCTAGAGGCTGGCAGCGAGGGTTGAGGAGCGTAACGCGAACTGCCGATGCCGAATATTTGCTCTACCGAGTACAGTAATCTACAGAGCTACAACCGTCCTC from Cercospora beticola chromosome 1, complete sequence encodes:
- a CDS encoding uncharacterized protein (BUSCO:EOG09264RJL) produces the protein MSDSSDFQRGHSRHDTALIHGLSQSEVQKLSEACIEAKGRAYCPYSHFRVGAALLLKSGEVVLGANVENASYPVGTCAERTAIGTAVVQHGAKQGDIRAIAVATDISPPASPCGMCRQFIREFCETSVPILMYDKDGKSTVMTLEQLLPMSFGPEKLLPPDQLANGLSQ
- a CDS encoding uncharacterized protein (BUSCO:EOG09264XM2) translates to MRTQLRTRLQKAAGTVALRGQHVARQPFVCKTCRAAVNGTQHRSFAASRLRSSDNTTERPIPQTPQTHYDFFPQTFPSGPPPKASFTPDLRQLRKEFLQLQAKAHPDLAPAERKSHAEALSARINEAYKTLQDPLRRAQYLLAQQGIDVEDESAKMDAAGGGDAELLMEVMEAREAVEEVENEEDLASIREENNARIADSVQVLEDAFANADFDVAAKEAVKLRYWMNIEESIHGWEKGVGGGVNHH